The Polyangium spumosum genome includes a window with the following:
- a CDS encoding zinc-ribbon domain-containing protein: MKITCQSCQAKYTIADEKVVGKTVKIKCKKCGSAIVVNANEAGAEAHGHGGGGYEDDDDGATRVFSGDPNAAAGGGGGDEWTVNVADDDQRTMSTAAIAAAYATGTVTGDTYVWKDGMSDWLPLSQVAELMAAVGGGGAAAAAAPAGDPDMNATLMMPEGAGAAPAAARATAARKTGGRQDLFGSQKGEPEPAGASVPPPGGPKGSAVGERNENSVLFSLSALTAAEKAASKDEPKKKDSRGGLDDIMNLGGGGLGGPMLAPPPLMAPVVEPPPQPMMAQMHGMTGTQMPLTGTQMPLTGTQVPQVVMVQVPEQKKSSAGLIVGIALGVVVAGAAAFFLLGGQQKTETTTTENTATSATASAAPTAAPTAAPTETVAAAPTASASAEPAADTTKAGSSGGGPIANVGGGGGPRPTATAAPTAAPAATPTAAPTAAPTAEAGKEFNRGAASSALGSAAGAARSCKTADGPTGTGRVKVTFAPSGNVTSAQVLGPPFAGTSVGGCVAGVFRGARVPPFDGAPIAVTKTFSIN; the protein is encoded by the coding sequence ATGAAGATTACGTGTCAGTCGTGCCAGGCGAAGTACACGATCGCCGACGAAAAAGTCGTCGGTAAGACCGTCAAGATCAAGTGCAAGAAGTGCGGCTCGGCCATCGTCGTCAACGCGAACGAGGCCGGCGCCGAGGCACACGGCCACGGCGGCGGTGGCTACGAGGACGACGATGACGGGGCGACCCGCGTGTTCTCGGGTGATCCCAACGCAGCCGCAGGCGGCGGAGGCGGCGACGAGTGGACGGTGAACGTCGCCGACGACGATCAACGCACGATGTCGACCGCGGCGATCGCAGCCGCGTACGCGACAGGTACGGTCACCGGTGACACGTACGTCTGGAAGGACGGCATGTCCGACTGGCTGCCGCTCTCCCAGGTCGCCGAGCTCATGGCGGCCGTGGGCGGCGGCGGTGCGGCAGCGGCGGCGGCGCCGGCCGGCGATCCGGACATGAACGCGACGCTCATGATGCCCGAGGGCGCCGGCGCAGCTCCCGCGGCCGCGCGCGCCACGGCGGCGCGCAAGACGGGCGGCCGTCAGGACCTCTTCGGCTCGCAGAAGGGCGAGCCGGAGCCTGCGGGCGCTTCGGTGCCACCTCCCGGGGGTCCGAAGGGCAGCGCGGTCGGCGAGCGCAACGAGAACTCGGTGCTCTTCTCGCTCTCGGCGCTCACCGCGGCCGAGAAGGCGGCGTCGAAGGACGAGCCGAAGAAGAAGGACAGCCGCGGCGGGCTCGACGACATCATGAACCTCGGCGGCGGCGGCCTCGGCGGGCCGATGCTCGCGCCGCCTCCGCTCATGGCGCCCGTCGTGGAGCCGCCTCCGCAGCCGATGATGGCGCAGATGCACGGCATGACGGGCACGCAGATGCCGCTGACGGGCACGCAGATGCCGCTGACGGGCACGCAGGTGCCGCAGGTGGTGATGGTGCAGGTGCCCGAGCAGAAGAAGAGCTCGGCGGGCCTGATCGTGGGCATCGCGCTCGGCGTGGTGGTCGCAGGCGCGGCGGCATTTTTCCTGCTCGGCGGGCAACAGAAGACCGAGACCACGACGACGGAGAACACGGCGACGTCGGCGACGGCCTCCGCAGCGCCCACGGCCGCGCCCACCGCGGCGCCGACGGAGACGGTGGCGGCAGCGCCCACCGCGTCGGCGAGCGCGGAGCCGGCGGCGGACACGACGAAGGCCGGCTCGAGTGGCGGCGGGCCCATCGCGAACGTGGGCGGCGGAGGGGGCCCGAGGCCGACGGCCACGGCCGCGCCCACGGCAGCCCCCGCGGCCACGCCGACGGCGGCGCCGACGGCGGCGCCCACGGCCGAGGCTGGCAAGGAGTTCAACCGCGGCGCGGCCTCGTCGGCGCTCGGCTCCGCGGCAGGCGCGGCGAGGAGCTGCAAGACGGCCGATGGACCGACGGGCACGGGCCGCGTCAAGGTGACGTTCGCGCCGAGCGGCAACGTGACCTCGGCGCAGGTGCTCGGCCCGCCCTTCGCGGGCACCTCGGTCGGCGGCTGCGTGGCCGGCGTCTTCCGCGGCGCGCGTGTCCCGCCCTTCGACGGCGCGCCCATCGCCGTCACCAAGACGTTCTCGATCAACTGA
- a CDS encoding DUF4384 domain-containing protein, with translation MSQRRRFLHIGLGALAVAGIAATGASCVAKTPNNVSCGDEVRPAIDCSSEIAPGDIGVLNLDSDSAAFEDVAIRRITAETEKYVAAHTRLCRDYNACAIDKAKYDEEKKALLQLLSPMGSMVAAVKGASSEGERRAALDTLYQHAVPEAERKEEVTLSLSMEAELPASAGGGVRVVRPDEPLPTNTRVYFKVEVKPRAYVYIFQNNTSSGLSVLFPDERIGTKNPLEGGNASRIPSGDLRFRLNDKDIGFEDVYIAASRTPLPNLDEALARVRDGKVTRIKDDKLLDGMKHLPVEGAVAKKDSKCRDVGLERCPRVRGLELDLGGGSSPQPGFKPASFVARTEPGDGLILKVFSFEHTSEGVAYEKAAKNYAKLPAPKTRGVVILERTRTRGVVILE, from the coding sequence ATGTCTCAACGCCGCCGCTTCCTGCACATCGGCCTCGGCGCGCTCGCCGTGGCCGGCATCGCCGCCACCGGCGCGTCGTGCGTCGCGAAGACCCCGAACAACGTCTCGTGCGGCGACGAGGTGCGGCCTGCCATCGATTGCTCGAGCGAGATCGCCCCGGGTGACATCGGCGTCCTGAACCTCGACTCGGACAGCGCGGCGTTCGAGGACGTGGCGATCCGCCGCATCACGGCGGAGACGGAGAAGTACGTCGCGGCGCACACGCGGCTCTGCCGGGACTACAACGCGTGCGCGATCGACAAGGCGAAGTACGACGAGGAGAAGAAGGCGCTCTTGCAGCTCCTCAGCCCGATGGGCTCGATGGTCGCGGCGGTGAAGGGGGCGTCGTCGGAGGGCGAGCGGCGGGCGGCGCTCGACACGCTCTACCAGCACGCGGTGCCGGAGGCGGAGCGCAAGGAAGAGGTGACGCTCTCGCTGTCGATGGAGGCGGAGCTGCCGGCGAGCGCGGGCGGCGGGGTGCGCGTGGTGCGTCCCGACGAGCCGCTGCCGACGAACACGCGCGTCTACTTCAAGGTCGAGGTCAAGCCGCGGGCGTACGTCTACATCTTCCAGAACAACACGAGCAGCGGGCTCTCGGTGCTCTTCCCGGACGAGCGGATCGGCACGAAGAACCCGCTCGAAGGCGGCAACGCGTCGCGCATCCCGAGCGGCGATCTGCGCTTCCGCTTGAACGACAAGGACATCGGCTTCGAGGACGTGTACATCGCGGCGTCGCGCACGCCGCTGCCGAACCTGGACGAGGCGCTCGCGCGCGTGCGCGACGGCAAGGTCACGCGCATCAAGGACGACAAGCTGCTCGACGGGATGAAGCACCTGCCGGTCGAGGGGGCGGTCGCGAAGAAGGACTCGAAGTGCCGGGACGTGGGGCTCGAGCGGTGCCCACGCGTCCGCGGGCTCGAGCTCGACCTCGGCGGCGGTTCGTCGCCGCAGCCGGGGTTCAAGCCCGCGTCGTTCGTCGCGCGCACCGAGCCCGGCGATGGGCTGATCCTGAAGGTGTTCTCGTTCGAGCACACGAGCGAGGGCGTGGCGTACGAGAAGGCGGCGAAGAACTACGCGAAGCTGCCGGCGCCGAAGACGCGGGGCGTCGTGATCCTGGAGCGAACCCGCACGCGTGGCGTCGTGATCCTCGAGTAA
- a CDS encoding AAA family ATPase, with protein MVAPQDDEGQPPDEESADPRTFRSVRPPKPLDEDLLDELAARIATMPEPVATLAVGVEIARAEGDATGVRKRLFELGIGIVRYGFSLGLAALVAKLSGATAPRPVAEALARAARISDGMWCELTRAVGNALKAYDPALAQMLAFTSGRPLTELVSARNDFIHRGGSGDNALEKLMALLESTEPLLSLSLRCVVSLDPPTYEARMGTPLRGGVWRKTKGALPAGVESGVAYVVRDDGTWMPVSPYLPLVDKRLLFADGPHAPGKPWRCTDPEIGEHREHQPIDRAVRKLVGEDKNAPQELTDRPRLVGREAAVKTLERAAEEAAAGSVRVALVTGSFGVGRTRLADEIVASAAAYGFGRVIDARCSVERRTPLRALRTAIEGVKGLGRMRDAIERALSVEAAMTRAALEASIEAIEEALVEASLEEPTVLDMDDAQWADEHTLGLLRMLTERAIRKGRGRLFVIVTVRDEPNPSVALRRFVGCVEQGIGAGATRVMLDGLGPKHASALVQNVAPISKEIERVVVEGAGGVPFFLVQPLLVWNETGALVWRDAAWRPRDESILKASVPGVRDLLRARLDSFFDPGSDGERAAQHVLACVALYGSGLPVEQLVAAVEAAGTNARSVEQALELLVESGLLIVRGERQDYGFAQEIVRQAALEDVRQKPWFRRIHRSLLEAVGRREVAEENAAFLAAGYESLGDREEAARWYGSAVEKALAGGEFERAMELGERLAQISRGAERARAELHVVDALFRAGRAAEAKERLERIHLDGVSDMGVRLEARVHTLAIAAILRHLPADHDATLVADADAQGDVTLRIETRLAVARLSRGHRGLSLAEEAIVLASESPLELRYRALGMRLELLAEVDPSDVGRLQRATELVRAAARELGSPWAELDADNAFACARSNAGDFATALPLFESIAERAKRFKFGTLEREVLVNTATTYLRTGDAARAVEAAQRAAETCRAAGDLVMLAGALSVCADGLLRIEELGRARAAIDEAIDITLPGRDYRATLALLRRVEICERNGDEEQAFRDATNARVIALENGNVDHAARATLWLALCAARRAEPGAQDGLRSAVEAASQAEASLRPPTRKLIEVARKLLAAS; from the coding sequence GTGGTCGCACCCCAGGACGACGAAGGCCAGCCGCCCGACGAGGAGAGCGCGGATCCGCGCACCTTCCGCAGCGTGCGGCCGCCGAAGCCGCTCGACGAGGACCTGCTCGACGAGCTCGCGGCGCGTATCGCGACGATGCCCGAGCCCGTGGCCACGCTCGCGGTCGGCGTGGAGATCGCGCGGGCCGAGGGCGACGCGACCGGCGTGCGCAAGCGGCTCTTCGAGCTGGGGATCGGCATCGTTCGTTATGGCTTCTCGCTCGGCCTCGCCGCCCTCGTCGCGAAGCTCTCGGGCGCGACGGCGCCGCGGCCCGTGGCGGAGGCGCTCGCGCGCGCCGCGCGGATCTCCGACGGGATGTGGTGCGAGCTGACGCGCGCCGTGGGAAACGCCTTGAAGGCGTACGATCCCGCGCTCGCGCAGATGCTCGCCTTCACCTCGGGGCGACCGCTGACCGAGCTCGTCTCTGCGCGCAACGATTTCATCCACCGCGGCGGCTCCGGCGACAACGCGCTGGAGAAGCTGATGGCGCTGCTCGAGAGCACGGAGCCGCTCCTGTCGCTCTCGCTCCGGTGCGTGGTGTCGCTCGATCCGCCGACGTACGAGGCGCGCATGGGCACGCCGCTGCGGGGCGGGGTCTGGCGCAAGACGAAGGGGGCGCTGCCCGCGGGCGTCGAGTCGGGCGTCGCGTACGTGGTGCGTGACGACGGGACGTGGATGCCGGTCTCGCCGTACCTGCCGCTCGTGGACAAGCGGCTGCTCTTCGCGGACGGGCCGCACGCGCCGGGCAAGCCGTGGCGCTGCACGGATCCGGAGATCGGCGAGCATCGCGAGCACCAGCCGATCGATCGCGCGGTGCGCAAGCTCGTGGGCGAGGACAAGAACGCGCCGCAGGAGCTCACGGACAGGCCACGCCTCGTCGGGCGGGAGGCGGCGGTGAAGACGCTCGAGCGCGCCGCGGAGGAGGCGGCGGCGGGCAGCGTGCGGGTCGCGCTGGTGACGGGATCGTTCGGCGTGGGTCGGACGCGGCTCGCCGACGAGATCGTCGCGTCGGCCGCGGCGTACGGGTTCGGCCGCGTGATCGACGCGCGTTGCTCGGTGGAGCGCAGGACGCCGCTGCGGGCGCTGCGCACCGCGATCGAGGGCGTGAAGGGGCTCGGGCGCATGCGCGACGCGATCGAGCGCGCGCTCTCGGTCGAGGCGGCGATGACGCGCGCCGCGCTGGAGGCGTCGATCGAGGCGATCGAGGAGGCGCTCGTGGAGGCGAGCCTCGAGGAGCCCACGGTGCTCGACATGGACGACGCGCAGTGGGCCGACGAGCACACACTCGGGCTCTTGCGCATGCTCACGGAGCGAGCGATCCGCAAGGGACGCGGTCGGCTCTTCGTGATCGTGACCGTGCGCGACGAGCCGAACCCGAGCGTCGCCTTGCGCCGCTTCGTGGGCTGCGTCGAGCAAGGCATCGGGGCGGGCGCGACGCGCGTCATGCTCGACGGGCTCGGCCCGAAGCACGCCTCGGCGCTCGTGCAGAACGTCGCGCCGATCTCGAAGGAGATCGAGCGCGTCGTGGTCGAGGGCGCGGGGGGCGTGCCGTTTTTCCTCGTGCAGCCGCTGCTCGTGTGGAACGAGACCGGCGCGCTCGTGTGGCGCGACGCGGCGTGGCGACCGCGTGACGAGTCGATCCTGAAGGCCTCGGTGCCGGGGGTGCGGGACCTCTTGCGCGCGCGGCTCGACTCGTTCTTCGACCCGGGCTCGGACGGCGAGCGCGCGGCGCAACACGTGCTCGCGTGCGTGGCGCTCTACGGCTCGGGTTTGCCGGTGGAGCAGCTCGTCGCGGCGGTGGAGGCGGCGGGGACGAACGCGCGGAGCGTGGAGCAAGCGCTCGAGCTCCTGGTCGAGTCGGGGCTGCTCATCGTGCGCGGCGAGCGGCAGGATTACGGGTTCGCGCAGGAGATCGTCCGGCAAGCGGCGCTCGAAGACGTGCGGCAGAAGCCGTGGTTCCGGCGCATCCACCGCAGCCTGCTCGAGGCCGTGGGGCGGCGCGAGGTCGCCGAGGAGAACGCGGCGTTCCTCGCGGCGGGTTACGAGTCGCTCGGGGATCGCGAGGAGGCCGCGCGCTGGTACGGCAGCGCCGTGGAGAAGGCGCTCGCGGGCGGCGAGTTCGAACGCGCGATGGAGCTCGGCGAGAGGCTCGCGCAGATCTCGAGAGGCGCCGAGCGCGCGCGCGCGGAGCTCCACGTGGTCGACGCCTTGTTTCGCGCCGGTCGCGCGGCGGAGGCGAAAGAGCGGCTCGAGAGGATTCACCTCGACGGCGTGTCGGACATGGGCGTGCGGCTCGAAGCACGCGTGCACACGCTCGCGATCGCGGCCATCCTGCGGCATCTGCCTGCCGATCACGACGCGACCCTCGTCGCCGACGCCGACGCGCAGGGGGACGTCACCCTGCGTATCGAGACGCGCCTCGCCGTCGCCAGGCTCTCGCGTGGGCATCGCGGGCTCTCGCTCGCCGAGGAGGCGATCGTGCTGGCCTCCGAGAGCCCCCTCGAGCTCCGTTATCGCGCCCTCGGGATGCGCCTGGAGCTCCTGGCGGAGGTCGATCCGAGCGACGTCGGGAGGCTGCAACGCGCGACGGAGCTCGTGCGCGCCGCGGCGCGGGAGCTCGGCTCTCCCTGGGCCGAGCTCGACGCGGACAACGCGTTCGCGTGCGCTCGATCGAACGCCGGCGACTTCGCGACGGCGCTGCCGCTCTTCGAGAGCATCGCGGAGCGCGCCAAGCGCTTCAAGTTCGGCACGCTCGAGCGTGAGGTCCTCGTGAACACGGCGACGACGTACCTTCGCACGGGAGACGCGGCTCGGGCCGTGGAGGCCGCGCAACGCGCCGCGGAGACGTGCCGCGCCGCCGGGGACCTCGTGATGCTCGCGGGCGCGCTCTCCGTGTGCGCGGACGGTCTCCTGCGCATCGAGGAGCTCGGCCGCGCGCGCGCCGCGATCGACGAGGCCATCGACATCACGCTACCGGGACGTGATTACCGCGCGACGCTCGCGCTCCTCCGCCGTGTCGAGATCTGCGAGCGGAACGGCGACGAAGAGCAGGCCTTCAGGGATGCGACGAACGCACGTGTGATCGCCCTGGAGAACGGCAACGTCGACCACGCAGCGCGAGCTACCTTGTGGCTCGCGCTCTGCGCGGCGCGCCGCGCGGAGCCGGGCGCGCAGGACGGGCTCCGGAGCGCCGTCGAGGCCGCGAGCCAGGCCGAAGCGTCCTTGCGCCCTCCGACGCGCAAGCTCATCGAGGTGGCGCGAAAGCTGCTCGCGGCGAGCTAG
- a CDS encoding UDP-N-acetylmuramate dehydrogenase: protein MLFDVPLAPRTTLGVGGPAARYVEARTEDAVLEALAWARSQRLDVTVLGGGSNVLVADRGVDGLVLRVAVSGVNHAIEGDRVTLSAGAGEGWDALVAMTVEQGWAGLECLSGIPGDVGAAPIQNIGAYGQEAGDVITFVYGIDRRSGATVGIDRLGCRFGYRDSVFKRRASGRFVIVGVTFSLKRGGAAAVRYAELERHLRETGAGQAPSLVDVRKAVLTLRRRKSMLVEPGDENARSAGSFFVNPTLDEPTFAEARARIEATNVLDPGESIPQFPAGPGRVKLPAAWLIERAGFKKGTADGAVGLSTRHALAIVNRGGATADDILRFARRIRDVVLDRFGVRLVPEPVMLGFRPEEVSDLVGHPTT, encoded by the coding sequence ATGCTCTTCGACGTGCCGCTCGCGCCGCGGACCACGCTCGGCGTGGGCGGACCGGCGGCGCGGTACGTCGAGGCGCGCACGGAGGACGCCGTGCTCGAAGCGCTCGCGTGGGCGCGCAGCCAGCGGCTCGACGTCACCGTGCTCGGCGGCGGCTCGAACGTGCTCGTCGCGGACCGCGGCGTCGATGGCCTCGTCCTGCGCGTCGCGGTCTCCGGCGTGAACCACGCGATCGAGGGGGATCGGGTGACCTTGAGCGCGGGCGCGGGCGAGGGCTGGGACGCGCTCGTCGCGATGACCGTGGAGCAAGGCTGGGCCGGGCTCGAGTGCCTCTCGGGCATCCCGGGCGACGTGGGCGCGGCGCCGATCCAGAACATCGGCGCGTACGGCCAGGAAGCGGGCGACGTGATCACGTTCGTCTACGGCATCGATCGGCGCAGCGGCGCGACCGTGGGCATCGATCGGCTCGGCTGCCGCTTCGGCTACCGCGACAGCGTCTTCAAGCGCCGCGCGAGCGGGAGGTTCGTGATCGTCGGCGTGACGTTCTCGCTCAAGCGCGGCGGCGCGGCGGCCGTGCGGTACGCGGAGCTCGAGCGGCACCTGCGCGAGACGGGCGCCGGGCAAGCGCCCTCGCTCGTGGACGTGCGCAAGGCCGTGCTCACGCTGCGTCGTCGCAAGTCGATGCTCGTCGAGCCCGGCGACGAGAACGCGCGGAGCGCCGGGTCGTTCTTCGTGAACCCCACGCTCGACGAGCCGACCTTCGCCGAGGCGCGCGCGCGGATCGAGGCCACGAACGTGCTCGATCCCGGCGAGAGCATCCCCCAGTTTCCCGCGGGCCCGGGCCGCGTGAAGCTCCCGGCCGCGTGGCTCATCGAGCGCGCCGGGTTCAAGAAGGGCACGGCTGACGGCGCCGTGGGTCTGTCCACGCGTCACGCCCTCGCGATCGTCAACCGCGGCGGCGCGACGGCCGACGACATCCTCCGCTTCGCGCGGCGCATCCGCGACGTGGTGCTCGACCGCTTCGGCGTGCGGCTCGTGCCGGAGCCCGTGATGCTCGGCTTCCGGCCGGAAGAGGTCAGTGACCTCGTGGGGCACCCAACGACCTGA
- a CDS encoding Mpo1-like protein encodes MITLNAEWTRLLHKYQDDHRDPRNQACHKVGIPLIALSFPVGATLVGLPLAGAMFTVGWGFQFVGHAFEGKKPSFVDDKRSLVIGLLWCMEKYGLRVYEESPAA; translated from the coding sequence ATGATCACCCTGAACGCCGAGTGGACCCGGCTCCTCCACAAGTACCAGGACGACCACCGCGATCCGCGCAACCAGGCTTGTCACAAGGTCGGCATCCCCCTCATCGCGCTGAGCTTCCCCGTGGGCGCGACGCTCGTCGGCCTGCCGCTCGCGGGGGCCATGTTCACCGTCGGCTGGGGTTTCCAGTTCGTGGGGCACGCGTTCGAGGGGAAAAAGCCCTCGTTCGTGGACGACAAGCGCAGCCTCGTGATCGGGCTGCTCTGGTGCATGGAGAAGTACGGCCTGCGCGTGTACGAGGAGTCTCCGGCCGCCTGA
- a CDS encoding WD40/YVTN/BNR-like repeat-containing protein has product MASAKPAVTAPEEEGPALGPLTLTLPDGAPSAWVGQRGNYVDTLSGVWGMDKLVIAVGGGGTILRSEDGGINWTRQASPKDAWLRCIWGSGPDDIYVVGGNAIMHSTDAGITWTPQKVPITGTFFMAVWGSGRDDVYVVGGDGNILNTTDGGKTWKQDPSGVVGTLYDVWGSGADDIYVVGQASRDGAPIVLQSKIGGHLWAKLPVDTLDAPLRQIAGATVDHLYAVSAKGTVYESNDRAATWKSIGSFGDELLGLRVVGKGDLYVIGRNQQFQHTTDGGKNWKDELDWPHGAAALQGIWGKGKTELFLVGEGTLEDGQKGSLVRRR; this is encoded by the coding sequence GTGGCGAGCGCGAAGCCGGCGGTCACGGCTCCCGAAGAAGAGGGCCCTGCGCTGGGGCCGCTGACGCTCACGCTCCCGGACGGCGCGCCGTCGGCGTGGGTGGGGCAACGCGGCAACTACGTGGATACGCTGAGCGGCGTCTGGGGCATGGACAAGCTCGTGATCGCCGTCGGCGGCGGCGGGACGATCCTGCGCAGCGAGGACGGCGGCATCAACTGGACACGCCAGGCCTCGCCGAAGGACGCGTGGCTTCGATGCATCTGGGGCAGCGGCCCGGACGACATCTACGTCGTGGGCGGCAATGCGATCATGCACTCGACGGACGCCGGCATCACGTGGACGCCGCAAAAGGTCCCGATCACGGGGACGTTTTTCATGGCCGTATGGGGGAGCGGCCGGGACGACGTCTACGTCGTGGGCGGCGACGGGAACATCCTGAACACGACGGACGGCGGCAAGACGTGGAAGCAGGATCCGAGCGGCGTCGTCGGCACGCTCTACGACGTCTGGGGGAGCGGCGCGGACGACATATACGTGGTGGGCCAGGCGAGCCGTGACGGCGCGCCGATCGTGCTTCAATCGAAGATCGGCGGGCACCTCTGGGCGAAGCTGCCGGTGGACACGCTCGACGCGCCGCTGCGGCAGATCGCCGGCGCGACCGTCGATCACCTGTACGCGGTGAGCGCGAAGGGGACGGTGTACGAATCGAACGACCGCGCGGCGACGTGGAAATCGATCGGGAGCTTCGGCGACGAGCTGCTCGGCCTCCGGGTGGTCGGCAAGGGCGACCTCTACGTGATCGGCCGAAACCAGCAATTCCAGCACACGACCGACGGCGGCAAGAACTGGAAAGACGAGCTCGACTGGCCCCACGGCGCGGCCGCGCTGCAGGGGATCTGGGGCAAAGGCAAGACCGAGCTGTTCCTCGTCGGCGAGGGGACGCTGGAAGACGGGCAGAAGGGGAGCTTGGTGCGGAGGCGGTGA
- a CDS encoding Uma2 family endonuclease — protein MTGARATLGSTMGTAERIVPNQPITFEEAAQLDPDELAGEIVDGEWVPMTRGTWRHGEIVGSIYFLLKLYAREQPGWSVAVADPGVKLARNPDRLRGPDVAMVRTERVPTGKGVDGWLEGAPDLAVEVVGDSQSISEMTKKALEYLAGGSKMVWLVDPEPRRVVLFTPPNQVKILGPEDTLDGSDVLPGFSCKVADLFV, from the coding sequence ATGACGGGCGCGCGTGCTACCCTCGGCAGCACCATGGGCACGGCCGAGCGGATTGTCCCGAACCAGCCAATCACCTTCGAGGAGGCGGCCCAGCTCGATCCGGACGAGCTGGCGGGCGAGATCGTCGATGGGGAGTGGGTTCCGATGACCAGGGGTACGTGGCGACACGGAGAGATCGTTGGCTCGATCTATTTCTTGCTGAAGCTGTATGCGCGTGAGCAGCCGGGCTGGAGCGTGGCCGTCGCCGACCCGGGCGTGAAGCTCGCGCGAAACCCCGATCGCCTGCGGGGCCCGGATGTCGCCATGGTGCGGACGGAGCGGGTCCCCACGGGCAAAGGCGTGGACGGCTGGCTGGAGGGCGCGCCGGATCTCGCCGTGGAAGTGGTGGGCGACAGTCAATCCATCTCGGAGATGACCAAGAAGGCGCTCGAATACCTCGCGGGCGGGTCGAAGATGGTATGGCTCGTCGATCCGGAGCCCCGCCGCGTCGTGCTCTTCACGCCCCCCAACCAGGTGAAGATCCTCGGCCCCGAGGACACGCTCGACGGCAGCGACGTGCTGCCGGGGTTCTCTTGCAAGGTCGCGGATCTGTTCGTGTGA